The Planctomycetota bacterium DNA segment CGGGCACGGTGTCGCACGCCGAGGCGCAAGGGGACGGGATCCTGGCGCGGATCGTCTCGAGCCGCCAGGGCGAGCTGGCTTCCTTCGCCGTCCGGCGCGGAGAGGCCGAGACGCGGCTGGCCGGAATCGAGGTCCGGGCCGGCGAGACGATCGATTTCCTGGTCGAATGCCGCGGCGACGAGGGCTGGGATTCGTTCGAATGGGCGCCCGTCGTGCGGCTTTCGGAGCGGAATGCGGCGACGGCGGGGGGCGCGCCGCGCGAGTGGAACGCCCAGGCGGACTTCGCGGGGCCCCCGGGGGCGGCGTCGCGGCCCCTGGACCCCTGGGAGAAATACGCCCAGGTGCTCCTTCTGACGAACGAGTTCATGTTCGTGGACTGACGGAGGCGGGGATGAGCCGGTACGACCACGGCGTGCGTCCCGAGGACCTTTTCCTCACGCGGCGTGAGATGCTGTCGCGCTGCGGGATGGGGCTGGGGGCGCTGGCGTTCATGGATCTTCTGGCCCGGGCGGAGGACGGCCGGGCGGCCGAGCTTCATCCCCTGGCGCCCCGGCGTCCGCACTTTCCGGGCCGCGCCAAGCGCGTGATTCACATCTTCGCCAACGGCGGGGCCTCGCACGTCGACACCTTCGACCCGAAGCCGGCGCTCGAGAAGTACCGGGGCAAGATGCTGCCCATGGAGAATCTCAAGACCGAGCGCAAGACGGGGGCGGCCTTCCCCTCGCCCTTCAAGTTCCGCAAATACGGGCGGAGCGGAATCGAGGTGAGCGAGATCTTCCCGCACGTCGGCGAGTGCGCGGACGATCTGTGCGTCATCCGCTCGATGCACGCGGACGTGCCCAATCACGAGCCGTCGCTGCTTCTGATGAACTGCGGCGAGGCGCGTCTCATCCGGCCGAGCGTGGGGTCCTGGGTGACCTACGGCCTGGGGAGCGAGAACCAGAACCTGCCGGGGTTCATCGTGATGTGTCCCGGCGGCTATCCGATCCAGGAGTCGCAGAACTGGCAGGCGGGCTTCCTGCCGGGAGTCTACCAGGGCACCTACATTGACACCCAGCACACGGACGTCCAGAAGCTCATCGAGAACATCCGCAACGACTTCGCCTCGCGGGACGAGCAGCGCCGCCAGCTCGATCTGCTCCTCGAGCTCAACCGGCGCCACCAGGAGCGCCGCGCCCGGGACGCGCAGCTCGAGGCCCGGATTCAGTCGTTCGAGCTGGCCTACCGGATGCAGGCGGAGGCCACGGACGCCTTCGACGTCTCGCGCGAACCGGAGGCGATCCGCAAGATGTACGGCCCCGGGACGCAGGCGCGGCAGCTCCTGATCGCCCGGCGGCTCCTGGAGCGGGGCGTCCGGTTCGTCCAGGTCTGGACGGGCGCGGGACAGCCGTGGGACAATCACGACGATCTCGAAGTGAATCACCGCCGACTGGCCAAGGACTGCGACCAGGCGATCGCGGCGCTGCTGAAGGACCTCAAGCAGCGGGGGATGCTCGAGGAGACGCTCGTTCTCTGGGGCGGCGAGTTCGGGCGGACCCCGACGGTCGAGCTTCCGACTCCGGGCGCCAACGCGGGCAAGGTCAACGGCCGCGACCACAACCACTGGGGCTTCACGATGTGGCTGGCCGGCGGCGGCGTCAAGGGCGGCTACGTCCACGGGGCCACCGACGAGTTCGGCTTCCGGGCGGTCGAGAAACCCGTCCACGTGCACGACCTGCACGCGACGATCCTGCACCTGCTCGGGTTCGACCACGAGAAGTTCACGTACCGGTACGCCGGCCGGGACTTCCGGCTGACGGACGTGCACGGTCACGTGGTGCGGGAGATCCTCGCGTAGAGCGTCCTACCGCCCCCGAAGGTGCCGGTCGGCGAAGTCGAGGTACGCGCGCCAGTCCTCCGGGGTCATCGAGTGCTTTCCGGCGCGGATGAAATATCCGAGCGTGCCGGCCGAAAGCTTCCCGACGGGCGGCATCTCGCGGTCTTCGAGTCCGCCCGCCCCGAGGAGCCGGTAGACCGGTTCGGCGGCCTTGAGGATCTCGAATTGCCCCGGAGGGTCGGCCCATTGATCTTCCTGGGCGTTGGCGAAGAGGACCGGCCGCGGCGCGCAGAGCGCCACCAGCGCGTGCTGGTCGAAGGGCAGCCGCTCCACCTGGTCGCCGAACTTCTTGAAGACGTCGTTGAACCAGTGCGGGAACGCGCGGTTGATGACCTTGACGGTTTCGGCCTTGGGGTTCTTCGTCCGGTTGGGCGCGGTTCCGCCGCATCCCGCCTGGCTGGGCACGGCCAGCGCGATCCGCTCGTCGAACGCGGCCGCCAGAAGGGCCGTTTTCCCCAGCCGCGAGTGGCCCACGGCCGCGATGCGCCGCGGATCGACGTCCGGGTCGGTCACGAGGTAGTCCACCGCGCGGTGGATCCCCCAGGCCCACATCGCGATCGCCCCCGGACCTTTTTCGCCCGGCGTCGTCTGACCCGGCGCGGCGGGAAAATACTCGGGGTAAACGCCGTCGTTGAAGTCCGGCTTGTCGGGGAAGACGTCGCCGTAGTAGAAGGTCGCCGCCGCGTAGCCCCGGTCGATCGTCTGCTCCAGCGCCCAGGAGTCGACGTTCCGGCCGCGCGTCGCTTCCGTGGCCCGGTGGTCGACGACGCCCTCCCGGGAGGGACGCATCCAGCTGCGGCACAGCGCGACCCGCGGGTCGGCGACGAGGCTCTGGTTCCCGGTGAAGTTATGGCCTACGAAGACGGGCGCCGGGCCCGACCGCCGGTTGGGCACGACGAGAAGCATCTCGAGCGCCGGGCCGTCCGGCCTCCGGGAGAGGGGGATGCGGATCTCCTTGGCGGTGGCCTTGCCGCCGAAGAAATCGGGGAAGACGGCGCGGACCTGCGGCCGCACCCCTTCGGGCCGGGGGAGCAGGGGACCGTACATGTAGTGAACGAACAGAGCGCGGAGCTCCTCGCGGCGCTCGCGCCACTCGCCGGCGGTCCGGACCCGCCGTCCGTCCAGGAAGAGGAGCGGATCGGGGAACTCCGGCCGCGCGGGGAGCGCCTCGACCGGCGGGAAGTCTCGCGGCGCCGTTCCGCCGCACGCAGCCAGAAGCGCCAGAAGGCACGAACGGAAGTCCGGGCGTCGATTCATGAGATGGGTCCTCCCGTTATCGTACGTGCGGCGGCGGTCTAGCGTGCGTCCCGGACGCAGCGGAATCCGACGTGGTTGGCGGCCGAGCGGATTTCGCCCGAGTGGCGCGCCCCCGGGGCGTAACGCGCGCAGTAGTTTTCGGCGCAGAGGAACGATCCGCCCTTCTGAACTTTCTTGCGGGCCCCGGGTTCGCGGGGGTCGTGGCTCTCGTCGGGTCCCCGCGGGTTGCGCCGGGGGCTCCGCGCGAAATAGTCCTCGCGGTACCAGTCCGAGCACCACTCCCAGACGTTGCCGGCCATGTCGAAAAGGCCGTACCCGTTGGGCGGAAAGCTCATGACCGGAGCGGTGGCGAAGTGGCCGTCCTCGAGCGTGTTCTCCTTGGGGAAGGCGCCCTGCCAGATATTGGCCATCCAGCGGCCGCCGGGCTTGAGGTCGTCCCCCCAGACGTAGCGCTTGCCGGCCAGCCCTCCGCGCGCGGCGAACTCCCACTCCGCCTCCGTCGGGAGCCGCTTGCCCGCCCACCGGGCGTACGCCTCGGCGTCCTCGTAGGCGATGTGCACCACCGGGTGCTTTTCCCGTCCCACGATCGAGCTTTCCGGCCCCTCGGGGTGCCGCCAGCTGGCTCCCGGGACCGGCCTCCACCAGGCCCGGAAATCCCGCAGCGACACGTCGTCCTCCCGCGGCGGAAAAAAAACGATCGAAAAGGGCTTGAGCTTTTCCGCCGGCACGCCGGGGAATTCGGAGGTTTCGGGGATGCGCTCCGCCACCGTCACGTACCCCGTCGCCCGCACGAAGCGCTCGAACTCTTCGTTGGTGACCTCGTGGCGATCCATCCAGAATCCGTCCACTTCGACGTCATGGACCGGCTGCGCTTCCGGGAAGCGCGGATCGTCCGAGCCCATGAGGAACGTTCCCCCCGGGATCCACACCATGCCCTCGGGGGGCGGTCCGGGAGGGGGGCCCGAGGGGGCCGCCCGCAGCGAGGCCCAGACCAGGAACCCCACGAAAACGAGAAGAAGCGTCACGGCCGGCAGGACGACCGGCGCCAGGGGCGAAGGTTTCGGCGGTTCCACGGCGCAACCGATTGTAGCGGGCGCCCGCTCCCGCGCCTACTTCCGCGCGATTCGCGCGAGCTGCCGCTTCATCTCCGCGACCGTCTCCGCGTGCCGCGGATCGGCGGCGAGGTTCTCGAACTCGCCGGGGTCGCGCTGGTAGTCGTAAAGCTCCGCGCCCGCCCGGCCCCCGTCCCACTCCGTGTAGCGGTACCGCTCCGTTCGGACGCTGCGGCCCTCGACCCGGGCGCCCCGCCGCACCTGCGTGTAGGCCGGGAAGGACCAGGGCGCCTGCGGATCCTCCAGCAGCGGCCGGAGGCTCTCGCCTTCGAGCCCCGCGGGCGCCGGCAGCCCCGCCAGGTCCGCGAGCGTCGGATAGAGGTCCACGAGTTCCACCGTCCGCCCGCAGGCGCGGCCGTTCCCCCGCGCCCCCGGCGCGGCCACAAGGAGCGGCACGCGCGCGGAACGCTCGAAGAGCGTCATCTTCTGCCACTGCCCGTGTTCGCCGAGCTGCCATCCGTGGTCGCTGGCGAAGACCACGACGGTGCGGTTCTCCAGGCCCAGACGGCGGAGCGCGTCGAGGAGCCGGCCCACCTGCGCGTCCATATAGCTCACGCTCGCGTAGTACGCCCGGATCATGAGCCGCCGCTTTTCCTCGTCCAGGCCGTAATTGGGCGGCTTGACGGCGAGCGCCGCGGCGGGAATCTTCTCCAGATGCTCCGCGGGCTCCTTCGGGAGCGCGATCCGCTCAAGCGGATAGAGGTCGAACCATTTCTTCGGGGCCACGCACGGGACGTGCGGCCGGTAGAAACCCACGGCCAGGAAGAAGGGACGGTCGCGGTGTTCTTCCAGGAGACGGATCGCTTCCGAGGCCACCTTGCCGTCCGTCTGATCCTCGTCGGTTCCCTGCGAGACGTACCAGGTGAGGGAGCCTCCCATCGAGCGCGCGTTGCCGGTGTAGTAGACGCAGCGATCCTCCTCGTCCTTCTCGCAGCCGCGGGGGTTGATCGCCGCCTGCCAGGAGGGAGGATCGTCCAGCCCCGGCGTTCCGATCTGGGAGGGGACGCCGTAATGGTAGAGCTTCCCCACGCGGGCCGCGAAGTAGCCGTGCCGCGTGAAGAGCTGCGGCAGCGTCACCGCGTCCGGGACGTTCTTGCGGAAATGCGTCGCGTTCTCGTGCACGCCGGTGGTGTCCGGCCGCAGCCCCGTCAGGAACGAGGCGCGGCTCGGATTGCAGAGCGGAAACTGGCAATAGGCGCGATCGAAGCGGACCGCCCGGGCCGCCAGGCGGTCCAGGTTCGGCGTCCGTACGAACGGATGCCCGTAGCAGCCCAGGTCCGTGTTCAGATCGTCCGACGTGATGAAAAGGACGTTGAGCGGCCGATCCTGGCCGGACGGCGGGCGGGAGCCCGCCTCCGCGGAGCAGGCGGCGACGGCGAGGAGAAGAAGAGCGCGCTTCATAGGGAGTCCCCGAAATCGTTCCCGAGATTCAACAACGGTCCGGGGGCGCGGTTCCGCGGAATCGGCTTACGGTTTTTCGACGCGGAACGTCGTGCGGTTCTCGCTCCACCAGATCTGCCATTCCTTGGAGGAGGTGAACTTCTGGCGGGTCAGGTCCTGGAGCACCTTGAGCGTGACGGGCAGGAGTTCTTCGGCACGCTTCTTGTTCTGATCCTCGCCGCTGGGCACGTTGTATCCGCCGACGTTCCCGGCGTCGATGGCGCCGTCCTTGATCCGGACGAAACGCTCCATGCGCCTGATTTCCTCGATCAGGATCGGGACACTCGAGGCGCTGCGGATGCGGCCCGCCGCCAAGACCGCCGCCTTGGCCACCTTCGCGTCGCGGTCCTCGAGGTACTTGTGCACCGTCGGGAGAGCCGCTTCATCTTCGAGCTTTCCGAGCGCCTCGAGGATGGCCGCCTGAACGTCGGACTCCTTGGAGTTCGGCTGAAGCGCCCCCGTCAGCACCGGGACGACCGCCTTGCGCAGGTCCGCGAAACCGCCCAGGCCCCGCGCGGCCGCGATTCGAACCGTGTTGCCGTCGGCGGTCAGAAGAGGGGCGAGCCGGGCGAGCGTCCGGGGGTGGGGGACTTTGGCCAGGTCCGCCACGGCCGCGGCCCGCTCCGCCTCGGAGGCCGAACGGTACGCGATCTTGAAGCGTTCGAGAGCTTCCTCGACCGCCTTGTCGTCCTGGACCGGCAGAGCGGCCGCCAGGAGCGCCGCGAACGCGATCATACGCATCTCCTTCCCTACTTCTAATTACACGTCGGCCGGAAAAAAACCCTTTCGGAAACCGAATGCGCGAAATCCGTCCCCGAACGGGTTCTCTCCAGGGTACTTCTTTAAGGAAACGAATACCCGAAAAAGGAGCTTCCATGAGAACGTTCGTCGCCGCCGCCGGGATCGCGGCATGGACCTTGATAGGAGGATGCGCCGCCGGACCGGCGGAGCGATCCGCGGCGCGCGTTTTCGAGATCCGCACGTACACGGTCCACCCCGGCAAGATGGAGGCCCTCCACCGGCGCTTCCGGGAGCACACGGACCGGCTCTTCCGGCGTCACGGAATCGAGCCGGTCGGCTATTGGACGGTGACGGGGGGCGAGGGGGCGGAAGCGACGCTGGTCTTCCTCCTTGCGTACCCCAGCCGGGAGGCGCGGGAGGCGGCTTGGAAGGCCTTCCAGGCGGATCCGGAGTGGCAACGGGCCAAGGCCGAAAGCGAAAAGGACGGCCCTCTCGTGGCGCGCGTCGATTCGCGATTTCTCGCGCCGGCCGATTACTCGCCCTTGCGCTGAGGCCCTCCGGAAAAGCTGAACCGGCGTCCCGCGGTCCGGGCGTATTAGTGAACGGGGGTGAGCCCATGATCCTCAGACGCCGGATGATCCCGCTGGCCCTTCTGCTGGCGGCGGCCCGTCCCGCTCAGGAGGCCAACCCGCCGGACGGACCGCTTCCCATCGAGCGCGTGACCCTCGACCGGCCCGCCGATTTCAAGGTGGACGTCTTTCCGATCCTCAAGGGAAACTGTCTCCCGTGTCACAACGCCAAGGACGCGGAAGCCGACGTGGTCCTTGAAACGCCCGAAACCATGCTCAAGGGCGGCGCGGACGGACCGGTCCTCGTGCCCGGCAAGGCGGACCAAAGCCCGCTCCTGCGCGTGGCGTCCTTCCGCGCCAAGCCGCACATGCCTCCGCGCAAGAACAAGGTCGGAGCGCGTCCCCTCACGCCGCGGGAGCTCGGAATCCTCAAGCTCTGGATCGACGAAGGCGCCAAGAATTCCGCGGCGCCGCTTCTCGAGGCGCCCCGCTGGCAGCCCGCACCCGCGCACTGGAACCCGATCTACGCCGTGGCCCTGGACGCCGAAGCGCGCTTCCTGGCCTGCGGCCGCGGGGCCAAGCTTCACGTCTATCACCTTCCCACGCGGCGCCTGATCGATCGCCCCGTGGATCCCAAGCTTGCGGCGCTGGCCCCGCCCGGAGAGCCCGGGGTCGTCCATCCGGACGCGGTCCACGCCCTCGCCTTCAGTCCCGACGGGGAAATTCTGGCCACGGGCGGCTACCGCTCGATCAAGCTCTGGAAGCGTCAGGCGCCGGAACGCAAGCTCGCGCTTCCCGAGTGGAAGGAGCCCCGCGCCGCCGCTCTCGATCGCGAAGGCGTCCGCCTGGCGGTCGCGGACGAGGAGCACGTCCTGCGCGTGTACGACGTGGCGTCCGGCAGGAAGCTCGCCGAGCTGCGGGGCCACTCCGGACCGGTCCGCGCCCTCGCCTTCGAGGCGGACGGAAAACGCCTGGCTTCGGTCTCCGAGGACAAGACGGCCCGGATCTGGACGCCGGCGGATCCCGCGTCGC contains these protein-coding regions:
- a CDS encoding DUF1501 domain-containing protein, with the translated sequence MSRYDHGVRPEDLFLTRREMLSRCGMGLGALAFMDLLARAEDGRAAELHPLAPRRPHFPGRAKRVIHIFANGGASHVDTFDPKPALEKYRGKMLPMENLKTERKTGAAFPSPFKFRKYGRSGIEVSEIFPHVGECADDLCVIRSMHADVPNHEPSLLLMNCGEARLIRPSVGSWVTYGLGSENQNLPGFIVMCPGGYPIQESQNWQAGFLPGVYQGTYIDTQHTDVQKLIENIRNDFASRDEQRRQLDLLLELNRRHQERRARDAQLEARIQSFELAYRMQAEATDAFDVSREPEAIRKMYGPGTQARQLLIARRLLERGVRFVQVWTGAGQPWDNHDDLEVNHRRLAKDCDQAIAALLKDLKQRGMLEETLVLWGGEFGRTPTVELPTPGANAGKVNGRDHNHWGFTMWLAGGGVKGGYVHGATDEFGFRAVEKPVHVHDLHATILHLLGFDHEKFTYRYAGRDFRLTDVHGHVVREILA
- a CDS encoding acetylxylan esterase gives rise to the protein MNRRPDFRSCLLALLAACGGTAPRDFPPVEALPARPEFPDPLLFLDGRRVRTAGEWRERREELRALFVHYMYGPLLPRPEGVRPQVRAVFPDFFGGKATAKEIRIPLSRRPDGPALEMLLVVPNRRSGPAPVFVGHNFTGNQSLVADPRVALCRSWMRPSREGVVDHRATEATRGRNVDSWALEQTIDRGYAAATFYYGDVFPDKPDFNDGVYPEYFPAAPGQTTPGEKGPGAIAMWAWGIHRAVDYLVTDPDVDPRRIAAVGHSRLGKTALLAAAFDERIALAVPSQAGCGGTAPNRTKNPKAETVKVINRAFPHWFNDVFKKFGDQVERLPFDQHALVALCAPRPVLFANAQEDQWADPPGQFEILKAAEPVYRLLGAGGLEDREMPPVGKLSAGTLGYFIRAGKHSMTPEDWRAYLDFADRHLRGR
- a CDS encoding formylglycine-generating enzyme family protein encodes the protein MEPPKPSPLAPVVLPAVTLLLVFVGFLVWASLRAAPSGPPPGPPPEGMVWIPGGTFLMGSDDPRFPEAQPVHDVEVDGFWMDRHEVTNEEFERFVRATGYVTVAERIPETSEFPGVPAEKLKPFSIVFFPPREDDVSLRDFRAWWRPVPGASWRHPEGPESSIVGREKHPVVHIAYEDAEAYARWAGKRLPTEAEWEFAARGGLAGKRYVWGDDLKPGGRWMANIWQGAFPKENTLEDGHFATAPVMSFPPNGYGLFDMAGNVWEWCSDWYREDYFARSPRRNPRGPDESHDPREPGARKKVQKGGSFLCAENYCARYAPGARHSGEIRSAANHVGFRCVRDAR
- a CDS encoding sulfatase, giving the protein MKRALLLLAVAACSAEAGSRPPSGQDRPLNVLFITSDDLNTDLGCYGHPFVRTPNLDRLAARAVRFDRAYCQFPLCNPSRASFLTGLRPDTTGVHENATHFRKNVPDAVTLPQLFTRHGYFAARVGKLYHYGVPSQIGTPGLDDPPSWQAAINPRGCEKDEEDRCVYYTGNARSMGGSLTWYVSQGTDEDQTDGKVASEAIRLLEEHRDRPFFLAVGFYRPHVPCVAPKKWFDLYPLERIALPKEPAEHLEKIPAAALAVKPPNYGLDEEKRRLMIRAYYASVSYMDAQVGRLLDALRRLGLENRTVVVFASDHGWQLGEHGQWQKMTLFERSARVPLLVAAPGARGNGRACGRTVELVDLYPTLADLAGLPAPAGLEGESLRPLLEDPQAPWSFPAYTQVRRGARVEGRSVRTERYRYTEWDGGRAGAELYDYQRDPGEFENLAADPRHAETVAEMKRQLARIARK
- a CDS encoding HEAT repeat domain-containing protein, with translation MIAFAALLAAALPVQDDKAVEEALERFKIAYRSASEAERAAAVADLAKVPHPRTLARLAPLLTADGNTVRIAAARGLGGFADLRKAVVPVLTGALQPNSKESDVQAAILEALGKLEDEAALPTVHKYLEDRDAKVAKAAVLAAGRIRSASSVPILIEEIRRMERFVRIKDGAIDAGNVGGYNVPSGEDQNKKRAEELLPVTLKVLQDLTRQKFTSSKEWQIWWSENRTTFRVEKP
- a CDS encoding NIPSNAP family protein, whose product is MRTFVAAAGIAAWTLIGGCAAGPAERSAARVFEIRTYTVHPGKMEALHRRFREHTDRLFRRHGIEPVGYWTVTGGEGAEATLVFLLAYPSREAREAAWKAFQADPEWQRAKAESEKDGPLVARVDSRFLAPADYSPLR